Proteins from one Mycobacterium sp. SMC-2 genomic window:
- a CDS encoding polysaccharide deacetylase family protein, which yields MARLRDLVPPANRAAVKNFAAGLLCAVGVPALARRRHRDLLAILMYHGVEDEPLSPACWHVLGLELYRRQLEYVRKHFNVLPLEEALDRLAAGTLPARAVAITFDDGTRNLATHAVSVLRDLKLPAAMFLATGPMGSGETLWPDRLWLAIARTTATEVDLTELGLGTCSLDGTADRGQVYATAVERLKELADERRIAVLDKVLGALGHRDGGDSGPFRMLSWDDAREIVSDGLVTLYPHSVTHPILARCSDDKVEREIADSCAAIERETGRAPRVFAYPNGRAQDFDARAKNVLRGRGVRWALTGAAGFADRRRDPLELPRLAVGSDTSFDYFRLMVSGGLPRRYGGTRGMATAG from the coding sequence ATGGCAAGACTTCGAGACCTCGTGCCGCCCGCGAACCGCGCGGCCGTCAAGAACTTTGCGGCCGGACTGCTGTGTGCCGTCGGGGTTCCGGCGCTTGCCCGGCGGCGACATCGCGACCTGCTCGCCATCCTGATGTATCACGGTGTGGAGGATGAACCGCTCTCGCCGGCCTGCTGGCATGTGCTCGGGTTGGAGCTGTACCGCCGTCAACTCGAGTACGTGCGCAAGCACTTCAACGTCCTGCCGCTGGAGGAGGCCCTCGATCGCCTTGCGGCGGGAACATTGCCGGCGCGCGCCGTGGCGATCACGTTCGATGACGGCACCCGCAACCTCGCCACGCACGCCGTGTCGGTGTTGCGCGATCTGAAGCTGCCCGCGGCGATGTTCCTGGCGACCGGCCCGATGGGCAGCGGCGAAACCTTGTGGCCCGACCGGCTCTGGCTGGCGATCGCCCGCACCACCGCAACCGAGGTCGATCTGACCGAACTGGGACTGGGCACGTGTTCGCTCGACGGCACGGCCGACCGGGGTCAGGTCTACGCGACCGCGGTCGAGCGGCTGAAAGAGCTGGCCGACGAGCGGCGGATCGCGGTGTTGGACAAGGTTCTCGGCGCGTTGGGCCACCGAGACGGCGGCGACAGCGGTCCGTTCCGGATGCTCTCCTGGGACGACGCGCGCGAGATCGTCAGCGACGGCCTGGTGACGCTGTATCCGCACTCGGTGACCCACCCCATCCTGGCCCGCTGCAGCGATGACAAGGTCGAGCGGGAGATCGCGGATTCCTGCGCGGCGATCGAGCGTGAGACAGGCAGGGCGCCAAGGGTATTCGCTTACCCGAATGGCCGGGCGCAGGATTTCGACGCCCGCGCCAAGAATGTGCTGCGCGGTCGTGGCGTGCGCTGGGCGTTGACGGGCGCAGCGGGATTCGCCGATCGCCGCCGCGACCCGCTGGAGTTGCCGCGACTGGCGGTGGGCAGCGATACGTCCTTCGACTACTTTCGGCTCATGGTTTCCGGCGGGCTTCCGCGTCGCTATGGCGGCACCCGCGGGATGGCCACCGCGGGCTGA
- a CDS encoding FkbM family methyltransferase, with amino-acid sequence MTSTVRDLLAPARLTHVVDVGASRSCGDWPYTPMLNAGLCHLTGFEPGREALRELQDTCGPYERYLPYALGDGKPQTLKVCPPPGAMTSLLEPDLLTQGLFTLFDGFGDVVARVPIDTHRLDDIDEIEHLDLLKIDIQGGELAVFQNGRTKLAGAVAIQTEVSFITVYQDQPPFGEIDLELRRQGFVPHCISGDVKKWVIGDFVLGDPYRPLNQILETDVVYVRDFVHPDGMSDEQLKHLAMIAHHCYGSFDLAFRCVRLLEDRQAVEAGSSQRYLEICRSAVGYKRALWWAQYCMARLRYRASAWANRAARVRVRATGEAPEAVRQRKLRRAK; translated from the coding sequence TTGACTAGCACGGTACGGGACCTCCTCGCCCCGGCACGCCTCACCCACGTCGTGGATGTCGGGGCGAGCCGGAGCTGCGGCGACTGGCCCTACACACCGATGCTCAATGCCGGCCTATGTCACCTGACGGGTTTCGAGCCGGGGCGCGAGGCGTTGCGCGAGTTGCAAGACACATGCGGCCCGTACGAGCGCTACCTGCCGTACGCGCTGGGCGACGGAAAGCCCCAGACCCTGAAGGTCTGTCCGCCACCGGGTGCGATGACCAGCCTGCTCGAGCCCGACCTGCTGACGCAAGGGCTGTTCACCCTCTTCGATGGGTTCGGTGACGTGGTCGCGCGCGTTCCCATCGACACCCATCGGCTCGATGACATCGACGAGATTGAGCACCTCGATTTGCTCAAGATCGACATCCAGGGCGGGGAACTGGCCGTATTCCAGAACGGGCGGACGAAGCTCGCGGGAGCGGTGGCCATTCAGACCGAGGTTTCTTTCATCACCGTGTATCAAGACCAGCCCCCGTTCGGGGAGATCGATTTGGAGCTGCGACGTCAGGGGTTTGTTCCCCACTGCATTTCCGGCGACGTGAAGAAGTGGGTGATCGGTGACTTTGTGCTCGGCGATCCCTACCGACCGCTGAACCAGATCTTGGAGACCGATGTCGTCTATGTGCGGGACTTCGTCCACCCGGACGGGATGAGCGACGAACAGTTGAAGCACTTGGCGATGATCGCGCATCACTGCTATGGCTCGTTCGACTTGGCATTTCGGTGTGTGCGGTTGTTGGAGGACAGGCAGGCGGTGGAGGCCGGGAGTTCGCAACGCTACCTGGAGATCTGTCGGAGTGCAGTCGGTTACAAAAGAGCGCTCTGGTGGGCCCAATACTGCATGGCGCGGCTGAGGTACCGAGCTAGCGCATGGGCCAATCGGGCAGCGCGGGTTCGGGTTAGGGCCACGGGTGAGGCGCCCGAAGCCGTCCGCCAACGAAAGTTGCGGAGGGCCAAGTGA
- a CDS encoding glycosyltransferase family 4 protein, producing MLTVGTAPTGPNSRGGMAAVMRLLIEDTDPRFRIRLVPTYVDDTLPIWFWTGVSGMLKASALVLFGFVDVLYVHFSLRGSVVRKSLPLFVARMCGIPTIIHCHSSHFFTWFDGLPSPLRRAVRAALRADYVVLLGESHVVAASTRLGFDDSHARILYNPVVMPAVAPSPRTGRPLRALSLGRLGANKGSYDLVRAISLLPSDIRADLRVTLAGDGEVEQVRERVRAYALDDTVEVRGWVDPAERDRLLAESAILLLPSYSEGLPMAVLEAMANGVVPVTTAVGAIPEVVTDQVNGVLVRPGDPEQLAAALQNLIVDTELRNRLAAAAHARAAEFDVDRWRDALHDVWLAAASRRRRALSPRWPSRGCRHSDAEARRKP from the coding sequence GTGCTGACCGTCGGGACCGCGCCGACCGGGCCAAACAGCCGCGGCGGCATGGCGGCGGTGATGCGACTGCTGATTGAGGACACCGATCCGCGGTTCCGCATCCGCCTCGTACCCACCTATGTCGACGACACCCTGCCCATCTGGTTCTGGACGGGAGTCTCGGGCATGCTCAAGGCGTCGGCCCTGGTGTTGTTCGGCTTCGTCGACGTACTCTACGTCCACTTCTCGTTGCGCGGCAGCGTCGTTCGAAAGTCCCTACCGTTGTTCGTCGCGCGAATGTGCGGCATCCCGACGATCATCCACTGCCACAGCTCGCACTTCTTCACCTGGTTCGACGGGCTGCCGTCGCCGCTGCGCCGCGCCGTACGGGCGGCGCTGCGCGCCGACTATGTGGTGCTGCTCGGTGAATCTCATGTGGTGGCAGCCTCCACCAGGCTCGGATTCGACGACTCGCATGCGCGAATCCTGTACAACCCCGTGGTCATGCCTGCCGTCGCGCCGTCGCCCCGCACCGGCCGGCCGTTGCGGGCATTGTCGCTGGGCAGGCTGGGCGCCAACAAGGGCAGCTACGACCTTGTCCGCGCGATCAGCTTGCTGCCCAGCGACATTCGGGCCGATCTGCGGGTCACACTGGCCGGTGACGGGGAGGTGGAGCAGGTGCGTGAGCGTGTCCGCGCCTACGCACTCGACGACACCGTCGAGGTCCGCGGCTGGGTCGACCCTGCGGAGAGGGACCGGCTGTTGGCCGAATCGGCGATCTTGCTGTTGCCCAGCTACAGCGAGGGCCTTCCGATGGCGGTGCTGGAGGCGATGGCCAATGGCGTGGTACCGGTGACCACCGCGGTGGGCGCGATACCGGAAGTGGTGACGGATCAGGTGAACGGCGTGCTGGTCAGGCCCGGCGACCCTGAGCAATTGGCGGCGGCGCTGCAGAATCTCATCGTCGATACCGAACTGCGTAATCGCCTCGCCGCGGCCGCCCACGCGCGCGCCGCCGAGTTCGACGTCGACCGCTGGCGGGACGCCCTGCATGACGTGTGGCTCGCTGCCGCGTCGCGGCGACGCCGGGCCCTCAGCCCGCGGTGGCCATCCCGCGGGTGCCGCCATAGCGACGCGGAAGCCCGCCGGAAACCATGA